Proteins from a single region of Sphaerochaeta globosa str. Buddy:
- the carB gene encoding carbamoyl-phosphate synthase large subunit, which produces MSARTDIKRILIIGSGPIVIGQACEFDYSGTQAVKALKEEGYEVILLNPNPATVMTTPSLADTVYLDPLKIEYVEQIFQRERPDAILTTMGGQSGLNLALELDKAGLLEQYGVEVIGSSITSIKLAEDRGAFKQVVQSLGLESAKSFVVHSLAEAQSLLQDFPYPRIIRPSYTLGGMGGSIANNEQEFPDLLCHALETSPTGEALIEESLIGWKEFEMEVMRDKADNAIIVCSIENIDPMGVHTGDSITIAPIQTLDDKLYQTMRNASIAILRAVGVDCGGSNVQFAVHPETARMVVIEMNPRVSRSSALASKATCFPIARCSAKLAVGYTLDEVVNEITGQSVSCFEPVLDYCAVKVPRFELEKFPLPLSALGTQMRSVGEALALGRTALEALNKAIRSSERKLEGLCDLVGVGLYSESDVQNFLGSAHPLRLLSAYTTLVRKGLSALPMIEETTKFDRWFLHLLVQQYALEQAIRKQLDYETLLQAKRAGISDRHLAFLTGKKTSDIERLRYAYEMHPVTHHVDTCSGEFDALTPYLYTTYGEKSEAKPLGNEAVIILASGPNRIGQGLEFDTCCTLASLAYRKLGKKTIMVNSNPETVSTDFNISDRLYLESLTSEEVKEILRLEGAKNVVVQLGGQTPLNLAQDLIRSGAFIVGTSLKGLLDAGDRGKFSALVTELGLRQPKNRSAKRTEDILPLAKEVGFPVLIRPSFVLGGRGMYIVYDEEALGRLTHLEATQEAPVLVDQFLEDAFEYDLDAVCDGKSLYVGGILQHIEAAGIHSGDSAAVFPPYKSSPQILQQMQEWAHKLAIALDTKGLMNIQFAAKDGLLYLIEVNPRASRTVPFISKTSGVDLIETAVRIWEGQDLVSQGLVKKEGGRAIGSCKTGWAVKEAVFSFDRFSNVDPALGPEMRSTGESIGLGKTFGEAFAKSQISAGNKLPVCGKVFVSVNKKDRNTILPVVQKLMALGFGIAATKGTAAFLFEQGILCEVMQKVHEGRPNVSDYLKSRQIALVINTPMGYQAHASDDEIRSIAMRLKIPYTTTTSAAIAAVQAIEYLQKKQVVVRSLSS; this is translated from the coding sequence ATGAGCGCACGCACCGACATCAAACGCATCCTCATCATCGGCAGCGGTCCGATTGTCATCGGCCAGGCATGTGAATTCGACTATAGCGGTACGCAGGCTGTCAAAGCTTTGAAGGAAGAGGGCTATGAGGTCATTCTGCTCAACCCCAACCCGGCAACCGTCATGACCACCCCCTCCTTGGCTGACACCGTTTACCTGGACCCCTTGAAGATTGAGTATGTCGAGCAAATTTTTCAGCGTGAGAGACCCGATGCCATTCTTACCACCATGGGAGGCCAAAGCGGGTTGAACCTTGCCTTGGAACTGGATAAGGCTGGGTTGCTTGAGCAGTATGGTGTCGAGGTAATCGGCTCATCAATCACCTCCATCAAGCTTGCTGAAGACCGGGGAGCCTTCAAGCAGGTCGTCCAAAGCCTTGGGCTCGAGAGTGCAAAAAGCTTTGTCGTGCACTCCCTGGCTGAAGCCCAATCACTGCTTCAGGACTTTCCCTACCCCCGCATCATCCGCCCCTCCTACACGCTGGGAGGCATGGGGGGCTCGATTGCCAACAACGAGCAAGAGTTCCCGGACCTCCTTTGCCATGCCCTCGAAACCAGTCCCACAGGGGAAGCTCTCATCGAGGAGTCGTTGATCGGTTGGAAAGAGTTTGAGATGGAGGTCATGCGCGACAAGGCAGATAATGCAATCATCGTGTGCTCGATCGAAAACATCGACCCCATGGGAGTCCATACCGGGGACAGTATCACCATCGCCCCGATCCAGACGCTGGACGACAAGCTCTACCAAACGATGAGAAATGCCTCGATCGCCATCCTTCGGGCAGTCGGCGTCGATTGCGGAGGCAGCAACGTCCAGTTTGCCGTCCATCCAGAAACGGCACGGATGGTGGTCATCGAGATGAACCCCCGCGTCTCCCGCTCTTCAGCCCTTGCCAGCAAAGCCACCTGCTTTCCCATCGCCCGCTGCTCGGCCAAACTGGCTGTAGGCTACACCCTCGATGAGGTGGTCAATGAGATCACCGGTCAGTCGGTCTCCTGCTTCGAGCCGGTTTTGGACTACTGCGCCGTCAAGGTTCCCCGCTTCGAACTGGAAAAGTTCCCGCTCCCCCTGTCAGCCTTGGGCACGCAGATGCGAAGCGTGGGAGAGGCCCTCGCATTGGGAAGAACCGCCTTGGAAGCTCTGAACAAAGCGATCCGCTCTTCGGAGCGCAAGCTGGAAGGATTATGTGACTTGGTAGGGGTCGGGCTCTACAGCGAGTCGGATGTACAGAATTTCCTTGGCAGTGCCCATCCTCTGAGACTGCTCAGTGCCTATACAACACTGGTCAGAAAAGGGCTTTCCGCCCTTCCCATGATTGAAGAGACAACCAAATTCGACCGCTGGTTCCTGCATCTTCTGGTACAGCAGTATGCATTGGAGCAGGCCATTCGCAAACAGCTGGACTATGAAACCTTGCTGCAAGCAAAACGGGCCGGTATCAGCGACCGCCACCTTGCATTTCTGACCGGTAAGAAGACTTCGGATATCGAACGGCTTCGTTACGCCTATGAGATGCACCCGGTCACCCACCATGTGGATACCTGCTCAGGCGAATTCGACGCCCTCACCCCCTATCTCTACACAACGTATGGGGAGAAGAGTGAGGCAAAACCCTTGGGAAATGAAGCGGTCATCATTCTTGCCAGCGGGCCTAACCGAATCGGCCAGGGCTTGGAGTTCGACACCTGCTGCACCCTCGCTTCGCTTGCCTATCGCAAGTTGGGCAAAAAGACCATCATGGTCAACAGCAACCCCGAGACCGTCTCAACCGATTTCAATATTTCCGACCGGCTGTATCTGGAGAGCCTGACAAGCGAGGAGGTCAAGGAAATTCTACGTCTTGAGGGGGCAAAGAACGTAGTCGTCCAATTGGGAGGACAGACTCCGCTCAACCTCGCCCAGGATTTGATTCGTTCAGGGGCCTTTATTGTCGGTACCAGCCTGAAGGGGCTGCTGGATGCAGGAGACCGGGGAAAGTTCTCAGCCTTGGTGACTGAACTGGGGCTGAGACAGCCGAAAAACCGCAGCGCAAAACGAACCGAGGATATTCTTCCGTTGGCAAAGGAAGTAGGCTTTCCGGTGCTTATCCGACCCTCCTTTGTCCTTGGAGGGCGGGGGATGTACATCGTCTACGATGAAGAGGCTCTAGGAAGGCTCACCCACCTTGAGGCCACACAAGAGGCTCCTGTTCTGGTGGACCAATTTCTCGAGGATGCGTTTGAGTATGACCTCGATGCAGTCTGCGATGGCAAAAGTCTGTATGTCGGGGGAATTTTGCAGCATATTGAGGCTGCAGGAATCCACAGCGGTGACTCGGCTGCTGTCTTTCCTCCCTATAAATCCAGTCCACAAATTCTTCAGCAGATGCAGGAATGGGCGCACAAGCTCGCCATTGCCTTGGATACCAAGGGCCTGATGAACATTCAGTTTGCAGCCAAGGACGGGCTGCTGTACCTCATCGAGGTTAATCCCCGTGCATCCAGGACCGTCCCCTTCATCTCCAAGACATCAGGCGTCGACCTCATCGAAACGGCAGTCAGGATTTGGGAGGGCCAGGACCTGGTCAGCCAAGGTCTTGTCAAGAAAGAAGGCGGCAGGGCCATAGGCAGTTGCAAAACCGGATGGGCAGTCAAGGAAGCGGTGTTTAGTTTCGATCGCTTTTCCAATGTGGACCCGGCCCTTGGCCCGGAAATGCGCTCAACCGGGGAATCCATCGGCTTGGGAAAGACGTTCGGTGAAGCCTTTGCCAAGAGCCAGATCAGCGCAGGCAACAAACTGCCGGTGTGTGGAAAGGTCTTTGTCAGCGTCAACAAGAAGGACCGAAATACCATTCTGCCGGTTGTACAGAAATTGATGGCCCTGGGTTTCGGCATCGCAGCCACCAAGGGCACTGCTGCGTTCCTGTTTGAGCAGGGAATTCTGTGCGAGGTAATGCAAAAAGTACATGAAGGGCGCCCGAATGTCTCCGATTACCTGAAGAGCCGACAGATAGCGCTGGTGATCAACACCCCGATGGGATACCAGGCGCATGCCAGCGACGATGAGATCCGCAGCATTGCCATGCGACTGAAAATTCCGTATACCACGACCACCAGTGCAGCTATAGCGGCTGTACAGGCCATTGAGTATCTGCAGAAAAAACAAGTGGTTGTTCGTTCTCTCTCTTCCTAG
- a CDS encoding glutamine amidotransferase-related protein encodes MLRFAVVDFGIKRSIIAELYKRNVAVTLFPPCVQAAEILGSGCDAMLLSNGPGDPAQLTDAVAMAKEVMALMPVFGICLGHQLITWALGGRTQKMKYGHHGGNHPVIDLRTNACFVTSQNHLYASQEDSLPPVVAVWLRNANDNSIEGLYHTTLPIRCVQFHPEASPGPQDATGIFDVFIQTVQEHKA; translated from the coding sequence ATGCTTCGGTTTGCCGTGGTGGACTTCGGAATCAAACGCTCGATCATAGCAGAGTTATACAAACGCAATGTAGCGGTAACCCTGTTCCCTCCTTGCGTACAGGCAGCAGAAATCCTGGGAAGCGGATGCGATGCGATGCTGCTCTCCAACGGTCCGGGAGACCCGGCACAGCTAACGGATGCCGTAGCAATGGCCAAGGAAGTCATGGCCCTTATGCCGGTCTTCGGCATCTGTCTGGGTCATCAGCTGATCACCTGGGCTTTGGGAGGAAGGACACAAAAAATGAAGTACGGCCACCATGGCGGTAATCACCCCGTCATCGACCTTCGCACCAACGCCTGCTTTGTCACCAGCCAGAACCACCTCTATGCAAGCCAGGAAGACTCCCTGCCGCCTGTTGTCGCAGTATGGCTGCGCAATGCCAATGACAACTCCATAGAAGGACTCTATCACACCACCTTGCCCATCCGCTGTGTACAGTTCCACCCCGAAGCCTCTCCGGGGCCTCAGGATGCTACAGGGATCTTCGACGTCTTCATCCAAACCGTACAGGAGCATAAGGCATGA
- a CDS encoding OsmC family protein: MGDKKHIRADFVSGHYQFVTDKGASFTIGPESAPYDYLLGALSGCLFSTFEELAVKMRVSWEHISFDVHGEKRDTVPTTLSEVSLTVEATGVDNQQKFLKAFETATRYCSIYQTISGVSEMHWSVDFR, translated from the coding sequence ATGGGTGATAAAAAACATATTCGTGCAGATTTCGTAAGCGGTCACTACCAGTTTGTAACCGACAAGGGCGCCAGTTTTACCATCGGCCCTGAGAGCGCACCCTATGACTATCTGCTCGGAGCTCTCTCAGGATGTCTGTTCTCCACCTTTGAGGAGCTTGCCGTAAAAATGCGCGTGAGCTGGGAACATATCAGTTTTGATGTACACGGAGAAAAGCGCGATACAGTGCCTACGACACTTTCAGAGGTTTCCCTCACCGTAGAGGCTACCGGTGTCGACAACCAGCAGAAGTTCCTGAAAGCCTTTGAAACCGCAACCCGTTACTGTTCCATCTATCAGACCATCAGCGGCGTCAGTGAAATGCACTGGTCTGTGGATTTCAGGTAA
- a CDS encoding GGDEF domain-containing protein, giving the protein METMLRIQILLFCFMLLGFCYAATTWKPLFGGLGYTFDLKLYHLFILSTSIMLATDLVGWLFDGVPTKGIHTLLLVNHTIYYAFHILPTICFILYADLLPHRNPVRLKRWLLPLSMLTAVIALGAFASPFTGWFFQVDAQNVYSRGSHFMVFSIIQLLLLGATVIPLIGATKKVPTRIYWTLVFFPVIAFVGGLLQALFYGLVLIWPVTTIFLVAAALNIQKNQIGIDHLTGISNRLWFDEMLEQYLHAANLQQSFGCILMDLDGFKQINDNLGHDVGDQALQEMARILRHVAGPKDIVARYGGDEFAILLHDADSQYLQDLARRLQFEVTASNQSAKRRYELSVSMGAALYDTALFCDAKAFITHLDATMYTQKRSKLGTRS; this is encoded by the coding sequence ATGGAAACCATGTTGCGCATCCAAATCCTTCTTTTCTGTTTCATGCTGCTCGGCTTCTGCTATGCCGCAACTACTTGGAAACCTCTGTTTGGAGGCTTGGGATACACCTTCGACCTCAAGCTCTACCATCTTTTCATCCTGAGTACCAGCATCATGCTGGCTACCGATTTGGTCGGTTGGCTCTTCGATGGTGTTCCGACTAAGGGAATCCATACGTTACTGTTGGTAAATCACACCATCTACTATGCTTTCCATATCCTGCCTACCATATGTTTCATCCTGTATGCCGATCTGCTGCCCCATAGAAATCCTGTGCGGCTGAAGCGGTGGCTGCTTCCGCTTTCAATGCTTACAGCGGTGATAGCTCTCGGGGCTTTTGCTTCCCCTTTCACCGGGTGGTTTTTCCAAGTCGATGCTCAGAATGTATATTCCCGCGGTTCCCATTTTATGGTCTTCTCCATCATTCAGCTTCTGTTGCTGGGAGCAACCGTCATTCCATTGATCGGGGCAACCAAGAAAGTTCCTACCAGGATATACTGGACCTTGGTATTCTTTCCCGTCATCGCTTTTGTCGGCGGGCTTTTACAAGCGCTGTTCTATGGGCTGGTTCTGATATGGCCGGTAACTACCATATTTTTGGTAGCCGCAGCACTGAACATCCAGAAAAACCAAATCGGTATCGACCACCTCACCGGTATCTCCAACCGGTTGTGGTTTGATGAGATGCTTGAGCAATATCTCCACGCAGCTAATCTTCAACAGAGCTTTGGCTGCATCCTGATGGACTTGGATGGGTTCAAGCAGATCAATGACAATCTGGGGCATGATGTCGGAGACCAAGCACTCCAGGAGATGGCGAGGATTCTCAGGCATGTTGCAGGTCCAAAAGATATTGTAGCGCGCTACGGCGGTGATGAGTTTGCCATCCTGCTGCACGATGCCGACTCCCAGTACCTGCAGGACCTTGCCCGGCGACTGCAGTTCGAAGTTACAGCAAGCAATCAATCAGCCAAACGACGATATGAACTATCGGTGAGTATGGGTGCGGCATTGTATGATACGGCCCTCTTCTGTGATGCCAAAGCGTTTATCACCCACCTCGATGCTACTATGTACACACAAAAGCGCAGCAAGCTGGGTACGAGGAGTTGA
- a CDS encoding cation diffusion facilitator family transporter, with amino-acid sequence MKKNLALTVSKINIFNNVVLAISKVSIGVFAHSAALLNDGINNAGDVISSVIASVGISAAAKESDAEHQYGHERLESVSAILLSGIIMVVGLGLLVDGISSIIQGSHLNSPIPGLLAVIASIVSIILKEIMFLYTRWAAKKTDSSALLASSWDSQSDVLATTGGLIGILFARMGYPIADSIAAIVIAFFIFRVGVQIFRDGADQMVDHACKEETVKQIRTVILDQEGVIGLDLLRTRTFGSRCYVDVEISADGLQSLVDAHSIAERVHHAIEKNFPQVKHCMVHVNPKRK; translated from the coding sequence ATGAAAAAGAACTTGGCCCTGACCGTATCGAAAATCAACATTTTCAACAATGTAGTGCTTGCTATCAGCAAAGTCTCCATTGGTGTATTCGCACACTCTGCAGCCTTGCTTAACGACGGTATCAACAATGCAGGGGATGTAATCAGCTCGGTCATCGCCTCAGTGGGGATTTCAGCTGCTGCAAAGGAATCTGATGCTGAGCACCAGTACGGCCACGAGCGCCTGGAGAGTGTTAGCGCAATTCTTTTGTCCGGTATCATCATGGTCGTGGGGTTGGGCTTATTGGTGGACGGAATCTCATCCATCATCCAGGGCTCCCATCTCAACAGCCCCATCCCCGGCTTGCTTGCAGTCATTGCCTCCATTGTATCCATCATACTTAAGGAAATTATGTTCCTCTACACCCGATGGGCGGCAAAGAAAACCGACTCCTCGGCGTTGCTGGCTTCCTCCTGGGATTCGCAAAGCGACGTCCTCGCCACCACCGGTGGCTTGATAGGAATCCTGTTTGCAAGAATGGGCTATCCGATTGCCGACTCAATAGCGGCCATCGTCATCGCCTTCTTTATTTTCCGTGTCGGCGTGCAGATTTTCCGCGACGGGGCGGACCAGATGGTCGACCATGCCTGCAAAGAAGAGACAGTCAAGCAGATTCGTACCGTCATTCTCGACCAGGAAGGAGTGATTGGATTGGACTTGCTGAGAACCAGGACCTTTGGGTCCCGCTGCTATGTCGATGTGGAAATCTCAGCCGATGGTTTGCAAAGCCTTGTGGATGCACATTCCATTGCCGAGCGTGTACACCATGCTATCGAAAAGAACTTTCCCCAGGTCAAGCACTGCATGGTACACGTGAATCCAAAAAGAAAATGA
- a CDS encoding carbamoyl-phosphate synthase domain-containing protein: MNTCFLLLEDGTLYQGKSFGKPAPQLGTSLVAAELVFNTSMTGYQEILTDPSYHGQMVVMTYPHIGNYGCEPDFEEGLSSPSPICCTAMIVRSVYEGPLPLKRVSLDAYLAKHNVTGITDIDTRDLTIHLRNHGAQNAMIFSTENGKLTETQYKVAKESLALYPHAGEIDLIEGVAIKQPI, translated from the coding sequence ATGAACACATGCTTTCTGCTTCTCGAGGACGGAACTCTGTACCAAGGAAAAAGCTTCGGAAAACCAGCACCCCAGCTTGGAACATCCTTGGTTGCAGCAGAACTCGTCTTCAACACCAGCATGACCGGATATCAGGAGATTCTCACCGATCCCTCCTACCATGGACAGATGGTGGTCATGACCTATCCACACATAGGAAACTATGGCTGTGAACCAGATTTTGAGGAGGGTCTTTCCTCTCCAAGTCCCATCTGCTGTACAGCAATGATAGTTCGCTCAGTATATGAAGGCCCTCTTCCTTTGAAGAGGGTCTCTTTAGATGCATACCTTGCCAAGCACAACGTGACAGGGATTACCGACATCGATACGAGAGATTTGACCATCCACCTCAGGAATCATGGTGCGCAGAATGCCATGATTTTCAGCACTGAGAACGGAAAGCTGACAGAGACACAATACAAGGTGGCAAAAGAGAGCCTGGCTCTCTACCCCCATGCAGGAGAGATCGACCTCATCGAGGGTGTTGCAATCAAGCAACCGATCTAG
- a CDS encoding DUF6062 family protein: protein MKLELETIPVWDGVASQSECFLCDLMAEAQKDGLSFYLGNSVMNPETRVKVNEHGFCTKHWQLLAAANKPQGVALMADTYLGMTRSKAEKSINNLLGTKTPRGAKKAIQAFKQEMEAREKGCLVCSAMQQRLDRYVFTTCYLWGEDEAFRQALQEGKGFCLHHFQLLLEKAPTVLSSSLVASFVHDLTQTEVFNLDRIAKDVYWMTQKYKSENMDKPWNGCEDAHKRSVDKMTGRHRVIDPV from the coding sequence ATGAAGCTAGAATTGGAAACTATACCCGTATGGGATGGTGTTGCTTCTCAGAGTGAGTGCTTTCTCTGCGATCTGATGGCCGAGGCCCAGAAGGATGGACTTTCCTTCTATCTGGGAAACTCGGTCATGAATCCCGAGACTCGGGTCAAGGTCAACGAGCATGGGTTTTGTACCAAGCATTGGCAGTTGTTGGCGGCTGCCAACAAACCCCAGGGAGTTGCCCTGATGGCTGATACCTATCTGGGAATGACACGCTCCAAGGCAGAGAAATCCATCAACAACCTGCTGGGAACGAAAACTCCCAGGGGGGCCAAGAAAGCCATCCAAGCTTTCAAGCAGGAGATGGAAGCTCGTGAAAAAGGGTGTCTGGTCTGCAGCGCGATGCAGCAGCGCCTTGACCGATATGTATTCACCACGTGCTATTTATGGGGTGAGGATGAAGCTTTCCGTCAAGCCTTGCAGGAGGGGAAAGGATTTTGCCTTCACCATTTTCAGTTGCTCTTGGAAAAGGCTCCAACCGTACTGAGCTCTTCATTGGTCGCCTCGTTTGTGCATGACCTTACCCAGACTGAGGTATTCAATCTGGATAGGATTGCCAAGGATGTGTATTGGATGACCCAGAAGTACAAATCAGAGAATATGGACAAGCCTTGGAACGGTTGTGAGGATGCCCACAAGCGGAGTGTGGATAAAATGACCGGCCGCCATCGAGTTATTGATCCTGTGTAG
- a CDS encoding class II aldolase/adducin family protein, with translation MDIKQFEQQRRQVASFMTRLYDRQLTTASGGNISLRISEDLFCITPSALDKGLLTFEDIAVVTLEGKNLTPHLRLSIETEMHRLILISRPDCKAIVHAHPTYVSAFTAIQKDGKCAINTHLIAESYYILEDPILVEYRLMGTVNLAEIAAVKAFDHDVLLLENHGAVTLGHSMLEAFDKIELLERAAQMTVVTEQMAAAGYAVSPLADPRLKQLMQMKYQK, from the coding sequence ATGGATATCAAACAATTCGAACAACAACGGCGGCAAGTCGCTTCTTTCATGACGCGCTTGTACGACCGACAGCTTACTACGGCAAGTGGTGGGAATATCAGCTTGAGGATCAGTGAGGACCTTTTCTGCATTACCCCTTCAGCTTTGGACAAAGGTCTGCTCACCTTTGAGGATATCGCAGTGGTCACCCTTGAGGGAAAGAACCTCACACCCCACTTGCGTTTGAGCATAGAAACAGAGATGCATCGCCTGATTCTCATCTCCCGCCCCGACTGCAAGGCGATTGTTCATGCCCATCCTACCTATGTATCGGCATTTACAGCCATTCAGAAGGATGGGAAGTGTGCGATCAACACCCACCTGATCGCTGAATCCTATTACATTCTGGAGGATCCAATTCTGGTCGAGTACCGTCTGATGGGGACCGTCAATCTTGCTGAGATTGCAGCGGTAAAGGCCTTCGACCATGATGTGTTGCTCTTGGAAAACCATGGTGCCGTTACGCTTGGGCACTCGATGCTCGAGGCTTTCGATAAAATCGAATTGCTCGAACGTGCTGCCCAAATGACTGTTGTTACCGAGCAGATGGCAGCTGCAGGCTACGCTGTTTCTCCCTTGGCTGACCCCCGTCTGAAGCAGCTGATGCAGATGAAATACCAAAAGTAG
- the aspS gene encoding aspartate--tRNA ligase → MSEEVFSQRTTTCGALTKADNGKIVVLNGWVHRDRNHGALHFINLRDRYGITQVVVDDDASPALQAVASELHLEYCIAVTGIVRQRPDSMVNPEMSTGEIEVKAQSIEILSRCAPLPFQIDDGKETREDLRLKYRYLDLRSQGMQQRLKLRHDFILACRKYLSSRDFYEIETPTMIKSTPEGARDFLVPSRIYAGKFYALPQSPQLFKQILMVGGMDKYFQIARCYRDEDARGDRQLEFTQLDVEMSFVKRDDVLSLMEGLFNSVFREVMNYELPARFRRLTYNDALNTYGCDKPDLRFDVPLCDVNELAQKSSFATFKDIVANGGYVKALCAPKTEGVDFSRKYITELEDAAKVYGAQGLAWIKVGENKSLSGGVSKFFAGLEAELLAKVDAKEGDLILFVAHQNWKKCCASLSAVRTKLGRDLKLIRKAFEFCWIIDFPLFEYNEEGGHWEAAHHMFSMPQAEYLDTLESDPGSVKGDLYDLVLNGYEVASGSIRIHDVELQKRIFRICNFDDKTAEERFGFLLNAFRYGPPPHGGIAPGVDRMVMIMSEQTSIHEVIAFPKNTAAVSPMDDSPSEVDQQQLDDLHLIINYPKPKA, encoded by the coding sequence ATGTCTGAAGAAGTATTTTCCCAACGAACAACTACCTGCGGGGCACTGACCAAGGCTGACAATGGAAAAATTGTTGTCCTCAATGGCTGGGTACACCGCGACCGCAATCATGGAGCGCTGCATTTCATCAATCTGAGAGACCGTTACGGCATCACGCAAGTGGTGGTCGACGACGATGCTTCCCCCGCTCTTCAGGCTGTTGCAAGTGAGTTGCACCTCGAATACTGCATTGCCGTTACCGGTATCGTCCGCCAGAGACCCGATTCCATGGTCAATCCCGAGATGTCAACCGGTGAAATCGAGGTGAAAGCACAAAGCATCGAGATTCTCAGCCGCTGCGCCCCGCTTCCTTTCCAAATCGATGACGGTAAGGAAACCCGCGAGGACCTCAGGCTGAAATACCGCTACCTCGATCTGCGAAGCCAAGGAATGCAGCAGAGGCTCAAGCTGAGGCATGACTTCATTCTGGCTTGCAGAAAGTACCTTTCTTCCCGCGACTTCTACGAGATTGAGACCCCGACGATGATCAAGAGCACCCCTGAAGGGGCGCGTGACTTCCTCGTTCCGAGCAGAATCTATGCAGGCAAGTTCTACGCCCTTCCCCAGAGCCCCCAGCTCTTCAAGCAGATTCTCATGGTCGGCGGTATGGATAAGTATTTCCAGATCGCCCGTTGCTATCGCGATGAGGATGCCCGCGGCGACCGCCAGCTCGAATTCACCCAGCTGGACGTAGAGATGAGCTTCGTCAAGCGTGACGATGTCCTTTCCTTGATGGAAGGTCTCTTCAACAGCGTATTCAGGGAAGTGATGAACTACGAGCTGCCCGCCCGCTTCAGAAGACTCACGTACAACGATGCCCTGAATACCTATGGTTGCGACAAACCCGATCTGCGTTTCGACGTACCGCTTTGTGACGTAAACGAGCTGGCCCAGAAGAGCAGCTTTGCAACGTTCAAGGATATTGTGGCCAACGGTGGATATGTGAAGGCACTGTGTGCACCCAAGACGGAAGGAGTCGACTTCTCCCGCAAGTACATCACCGAACTTGAGGACGCAGCCAAGGTCTACGGAGCCCAGGGGCTTGCGTGGATCAAGGTGGGCGAAAACAAGAGCCTCTCTGGTGGTGTAAGCAAGTTCTTTGCCGGCCTCGAAGCTGAGTTGCTAGCGAAAGTCGATGCCAAGGAAGGGGATTTGATCCTTTTTGTAGCCCACCAGAATTGGAAGAAGTGCTGTGCAAGTCTGAGCGCTGTCCGCACCAAGCTGGGTCGGGACCTGAAGCTTATCAGAAAAGCCTTTGAGTTCTGCTGGATCATCGACTTCCCCCTCTTTGAGTACAATGAGGAAGGTGGCCACTGGGAAGCCGCCCACCATATGTTCAGCATGCCCCAGGCTGAGTACCTGGATACCCTTGAGTCCGATCCGGGCAGTGTAAAGGGTGACTTGTACGACTTGGTCCTCAATGGGTATGAGGTAGCCTCGGGCTCCATTCGTATCCATGATGTGGAGTTGCAGAAGCGGATTTTCCGCATTTGCAACTTTGATGACAAAACTGCCGAGGAGCGCTTCGGCTTCTTGCTCAACGCCTTCCGCTACGGGCCACCCCCGCACGGCGGCATTGCTCCGGGAGTCGACCGCATGGTGATGATCATGAGCGAACAGACTTCCATCCACGAAGTCATCGCCTTCCCGAAAAATACGGCTGCAGTCAGTCCGATGGACGATTCACCGTCGGAAGTCGATCAGCAACAGCTCGACGACCTTCACTTGATCATCAACTATCCCAAGCCGAAAGCTTGA